The Sphingobium aromaticiconvertens genome has a segment encoding these proteins:
- the thpD gene encoding ectoine hydroxylase, whose amino-acid sequence MTDIYPSRHAAEPEMLPRLDPVVHGDWSEAAPLSQAQAAQFDRDGYLVLEDVFSAQEIAFLQQEAGTLLADPDALDADTVITEPGGREIRSIFEIHRQSQVMRRLAADTRLADVARFLLDDEVYLHQSRLNYKPGFQGKEFYWHSDFETWHVEDGMPRMRALSMSVLLAENTPHNGPLMLIPGSHRKFLTCVGETPDNHYRMSLKKQEYGVPDEDSLAELADEMGIVAPTGKPGTVILFDCNVMHGSNGNITPFPRANAFLVYNAVSNRLTAPFGVPTPRPSFIAAREAKAIAPCKGELVAEAHA is encoded by the coding sequence ATGACAGACATCTACCCATCCCGCCATGCGGCGGAACCTGAAATGCTGCCCCGCCTCGACCCGGTCGTCCATGGCGACTGGAGCGAGGCAGCCCCGCTGTCACAGGCTCAGGCGGCGCAGTTCGATCGTGACGGCTATCTGGTGTTGGAAGATGTTTTTTCCGCGCAAGAAATCGCCTTCCTGCAACAGGAGGCCGGTACATTGTTGGCGGACCCGGATGCCCTAGATGCCGACACAGTCATCACCGAACCGGGTGGGCGCGAAATCCGGTCGATCTTCGAAATTCATCGCCAAAGCCAGGTGATGCGAAGGCTGGCGGCTGACACGCGTCTGGCCGACGTCGCTCGTTTCCTGTTGGATGATGAGGTTTACCTTCACCAATCGCGCCTAAACTATAAGCCGGGCTTTCAGGGCAAGGAATTCTACTGGCATTCCGATTTTGAAACCTGGCATGTGGAAGATGGGATGCCGCGTATGCGCGCGCTGTCGATGTCGGTGCTGCTGGCCGAAAATACGCCGCATAACGGACCGCTGATGCTGATCCCCGGATCGCACCGCAAATTCCTGACCTGCGTTGGCGAAACGCCGGACAATCACTACAGGATGTCGCTCAAGAAGCAGGAATATGGCGTTCCTGATGAGGATAGCCTGGCGGAACTGGCCGATGAAATGGGCATCGTTGCCCCCACGGGCAAGCCGGGCACGGTGATCCTGTTCGATTGCAATGTCATGCATGGGTCCAACGGGAACATCACCCCTTTCCCGCGCGCCAATGCCTTTCTTGTCTATAATGCCGTGTCCAATCGTCTGACTGCGCCCTTCGGCGTTCCCACCCCCCGGCCATCCTTCATTGCGGCGCGGGAGGCGAAGGCCATTGCGCCATGCAAGGGCGAACTGGTCGCGGAGGCGCATGCATGA
- a CDS encoding ectoine synthase: protein MIVRKLNDIRKSDRNVKSDGWESARLLLKDDAMGFSFHVTTMYAGEELKMHYQNHLEAVFVLKGTGTIEDLGTGEIHRLGPGTMYALNANDRHIVRPETDILTACAFNPPVTGREVHDENGAYPAEADMVRTAALTS, encoded by the coding sequence ATGATCGTCCGCAAACTGAACGACATCCGCAAGTCCGACCGCAACGTGAAATCTGATGGCTGGGAAAGCGCGCGCCTGCTGCTGAAGGATGACGCCATGGGCTTTTCCTTCCATGTCACCACAATGTATGCCGGCGAAGAGCTGAAGATGCATTATCAGAACCATCTCGAAGCGGTCTTCGTGCTCAAGGGTACAGGTACGATCGAGGATCTGGGTACCGGCGAGATTCACAGGTTGGGGCCGGGCACGATGTATGCGCTCAACGCCAATGACCGTCATATCGTGCGGCCCGAAACGGATATATTGACGGCCTGCGCGTTCAACCCGCCGGTCACCGGCCGCGAAGTGCATGACGAAAATGGCGCCTATCCCGCCGAGGCAGATATGGTCCGCACGGCTGCGCTTACTTCTTGA
- the ectB gene encoding diaminobutyrate--2-oxoglutarate transaminase, with the protein MTIAPKPTQNIPDTGIYERRESIVRSYARSMPRQFNRAENVWMHDNEGGRYLDFLSGCSTLNYGHNHPILKQALLDYIIADGITHGLDLHTDAKAAFLETFETLILKPRDLDYRAMFTGPTGTNAVEAAIKLARKITGRQMVIAFTNGFHGMTLGALACTGNAAKRGGAGIPLSHVSHEPYDGYFGPDVDTAALLEQKLADPSSGLDAPAAILVETVQGEGGLNAASPEWLRMIAAIAKRHGALLIVDDIQAGCGRTGGFFSFEDMGFTPDIVTLAKSLSGMGLPFALTLFRAELDQWSPGEHNGTFRGNNHAFVTATAALRHFWSNDSFAADVRRRGALLESRLDRVARKHGLTTRGRGMMRGIDVGSGEIASVITAACFARGLIIETSGPHDEIVKVLAPLIIDDAVLSGGLDILETCVRDALSATFCVAAE; encoded by the coding sequence ATGACCATCGCGCCCAAACCGACCCAGAATATACCTGATACCGGGATCTACGAACGTCGTGAATCGATCGTTCGCAGTTATGCCCGCTCCATGCCGCGTCAGTTCAACCGCGCAGAAAATGTGTGGATGCACGATAATGAGGGTGGTCGCTATCTCGACTTCCTGTCCGGCTGCTCGACGCTCAACTATGGACACAATCATCCAATTTTGAAGCAGGCGCTGCTGGATTATATCATCGCCGACGGTATCACCCACGGCCTTGATCTACATACCGACGCGAAAGCCGCGTTTCTTGAAACTTTTGAGACGTTGATCCTCAAGCCACGCGACTTGGACTATCGGGCGATGTTTACCGGCCCGACCGGGACCAACGCGGTCGAGGCGGCGATCAAGCTGGCCCGCAAGATTACCGGCCGCCAAATGGTGATTGCCTTCACCAACGGCTTTCACGGCATGACGCTGGGCGCGCTTGCCTGCACGGGCAATGCCGCCAAGCGCGGCGGGGCCGGCATTCCGCTAAGTCATGTCAGCCATGAACCCTATGATGGCTATTTCGGCCCGGATGTCGATACCGCCGCGCTGCTGGAACAGAAGCTGGCCGATCCGTCGAGCGGGCTTGATGCACCGGCGGCTATCCTTGTGGAAACCGTGCAGGGTGAGGGCGGCCTTAACGCCGCATCACCGGAATGGCTGCGCATGATTGCGGCGATCGCCAAGCGGCACGGGGCCTTGTTGATCGTTGACGATATTCAGGCCGGTTGCGGTCGTACCGGCGGCTTCTTCAGCTTTGAGGATATGGGCTTTACGCCCGACATCGTTACGCTCGCCAAGTCACTGTCGGGAATGGGCCTGCCCTTTGCATTGACCCTGTTCCGGGCCGAACTGGATCAGTGGTCGCCCGGCGAGCATAATGGCACCTTTCGGGGCAATAATCATGCCTTTGTCACGGCCACGGCGGCGCTGCGCCATTTCTGGAGCAATGACAGTTTCGCGGCAGATGTTCGGCGGCGCGGTGCGCTTCTGGAAAGCCGCCTCGACCGGGTTGCCCGCAAACATGGCCTGACGACGCGCGGTCGCGGGATGATGCGGGGCATCGACGTCGGCTCGGGTGAAATCGCATCGGTCATCACCGCCGCCTGCTTTGCCCGCGGCCTGATCATCGAAACGAGCGGCCCCCATGACGAAATCGTCAAGGTGCTCGCACCGCTCATCATCGACGACGCGGTCCTCTCGGGCGGACTCGATATTCTCGAAACCTGCGTGCGCGACGCGCTTTCCGCCACCTTCTGCGTGGCAGCAGAATAA
- the ectA gene encoding diaminobutyrate acetyltransferase: MKFREPVVLDGPEITALIAACPPLDSNSAYCNLLQCTHFASTCVVAEQAGQIVGWVSGYRPPSEPSHFFVWQVAVARQARGEGLAQRMIAELLSRPSAASVTHLITTVTSDNKASWALFEGFSRRIGADLAKAPLFERDAHFAGAHNTEWQATIGPFPADFQINMHDTETSTP; encoded by the coding sequence AGAGCCAGTGGTCCTGGATGGCCCGGAAATTACCGCGCTGATCGCAGCCTGCCCGCCGCTCGACAGCAATTCGGCTTATTGCAATCTTCTCCAATGCACGCATTTCGCGTCAACCTGTGTCGTTGCGGAGCAGGCCGGACAGATTGTCGGATGGGTGTCTGGCTATCGCCCTCCATCCGAGCCGAGCCATTTTTTTGTCTGGCAGGTCGCCGTCGCCCGGCAGGCCCGCGGCGAGGGACTGGCCCAGCGCATGATCGCCGAGTTGCTGAGCCGACCATCGGCCGCGAGCGTCACTCATCTCATAACCACGGTGACGTCCGACAACAAAGCCTCCTGGGCGCTGTTCGAGGGATTTTCGAGGCGCATTGGCGCCGATCTCGCCAAAGCCCCGCTGTTCGAACGCGACGCCCATTTCGCCGGCGCACATAACACCGAGTGGCAGGCGACCATCGGGCCTTTTCCCGCCGACTTCCAAATCAACATGCACGATACGGAGACATCGACCCCATGA
- a CDS encoding aspartate kinase, which translates to MNGTHSVEKIGGTSMAATASLFDNVLIAGRRGADLYNRIFVVSAYAGMTDLLLEHKKAGVPGVYGRFIADDGANGWLQAIAHVRKAMHERNGTMFVRSESLAEANAFVDLRIATVQACLQDLGRLRSHGRFCVKEQLLTVRELLAGLGEAHSAHSTALLLRDRGINAVFLDLTLWDQNDLRSLDVRIREALAPIDLSSAMPIVTGYAGCEEGMVRRYARGYSEMTFSRIAVLTGAREAIIHKEFHLSSADPRLVGEAAARKIGRTNYDVADQLANLGMEAIHPRAGRGLRQARIPLRVRNTFDREDEGTLICGDYVSDTPRVEIITGIESMQALMFFEQDMVGEKGYDAAILEALTRHGAWIVSKSSNANTITHYLSSDAATVTKVMADLQSHYPDAAISTQAVAMVSVIGSDIARPGLVPDALNALGEANIGMIAMQHQIRNVDIQFIIDCADFDAAIRVLHERLVEQAFDKAEGRQAA; encoded by the coding sequence ATGAACGGCACACATAGCGTCGAGAAAATTGGCGGCACATCCATGGCGGCTACCGCCAGCCTGTTCGACAATGTCCTGATCGCGGGCCGCAGGGGTGCTGATCTTTATAACCGCATCTTCGTCGTGTCCGCCTATGCAGGAATGACCGACTTGTTGCTGGAGCATAAGAAGGCGGGCGTGCCCGGCGTCTATGGCCGCTTCATCGCCGATGACGGGGCGAATGGATGGCTTCAGGCGATTGCCCATGTTCGCAAGGCGATGCACGAACGCAATGGCACGATGTTCGTCCGGTCGGAAAGTCTGGCCGAAGCCAATGCCTTCGTCGATCTGCGGATCGCGACGGTGCAGGCCTGTCTTCAGGATTTGGGACGTCTGCGTAGCCACGGACGTTTCTGCGTAAAGGAGCAACTGCTGACGGTCCGCGAACTGCTGGCAGGACTGGGCGAGGCACACAGCGCGCACAGCACGGCGCTGTTGCTGCGTGATCGCGGGATCAATGCCGTCTTCCTCGACCTGACGCTATGGGACCAGAATGACCTGCGTAGCCTGGATGTCAGGATCAGGGAGGCGCTGGCGCCGATTGACCTGTCGAGCGCAATGCCGATTGTCACCGGCTATGCGGGGTGCGAGGAAGGCATGGTCCGTCGCTATGCCCGTGGCTATTCGGAAATGACTTTTTCGCGCATCGCCGTCCTGACCGGCGCGCGCGAAGCGATCATCCACAAGGAATTTCACCTGTCCAGCGCCGATCCCCGGCTGGTGGGGGAAGCCGCCGCGAGAAAGATAGGCCGCACCAATTATGATGTGGCCGACCAGCTTGCCAATCTGGGCATGGAGGCGATCCATCCACGCGCTGGTCGCGGCCTGCGTCAGGCGCGCATTCCGCTGCGCGTGCGCAACACGTTCGACCGTGAGGATGAAGGGACATTGATCTGTGGCGATTATGTTTCCGACACGCCCCGCGTGGAAATCATCACCGGCATAGAGTCCATGCAGGCGCTGATGTTCTTCGAGCAGGATATGGTCGGCGAGAAGGGCTATGATGCGGCCATATTGGAGGCGTTGACCCGCCATGGGGCGTGGATCGTCAGCAAATCCTCCAACGCCAATACGATCACCCATTATCTGTCGAGCGATGCGGCGACGGTGACGAAGGTCATGGCTGATCTGCAATCGCACTATCCCGACGCGGCCATATCGACGCAGGCCGTGGCGATGGTGTCGGTGATCGGCAGTGATATTGCGCGGCCGGGACTGGTTCCCGACGCCCTGAACGCGCTGGGAGAGGCCAATATCGGCATGATCGCGATGCAGCATCAGATCCGGAACGTCGACATCCAGTTCATCATAGATTGCGCCGATTTCGATGCCGCGATCCGCGTCCTGCACGAACGCCTGGTCGAACAGGCGTTCGATAAGGCGGAAGGGCGTCAGGCGGCCTGA